Proteins encoded within one genomic window of Solibaculum mannosilyticum:
- a CDS encoding DUF4363 family protein, whose protein sequence is MKRIWTAVALLLIISILGGIGIAVVHRQTDTLTDTIGQAQDAALNGEIQKAIEISQELSRQWKKSDVLLSIMIRHDQMDHIVFSIESMIPHLQQDQIDDFLDDCTSCTIALTEIWNSEVPSLENIL, encoded by the coding sequence ATGAAGCGCATTTGGACTGCTGTAGCCCTCCTTCTGATTATCTCTATCCTCGGAGGAATTGGTATCGCCGTCGTCCATCGACAAACCGATACCCTCACCGATACAATTGGTCAGGCTCAGGATGCTGCTTTAAATGGAGAGATCCAAAAAGCAATTGAAATTTCTCAGGAACTCAGCCGTCAATGGAAAAAAAGCGATGTCTTACTTTCCATCATGATACGGCATGATCAGATGGATCATATTGTATTCAGTATTGAAAGTATGATTCCTCACTTACAACAGGATCAAATAGATGATTTCTTGGATGACTGTACCTCTTGTACAATTGCCTTAACAGAAATCTGGAACAGCGAAGTCCCCTCATTGGAAAATATTCTATAG
- a CDS encoding DUF421 domain-containing protein, with the protein MFIYFIRTILLYIFVVLGLRLMGKRQIGELQPSELVVTLLISDIAAVPMQENGIPLISGLIPIFTLVAVELILSALMLKSDKVRSLISGKPVIIIREGKILQRQMKRVRFTIEDLMEDLRQMNIFRIEDVEYAIVETNGKLSILPKPDQMPATAGMLKVPASGDGLPMLIISDGLVHKSALAVCGLDERWLDSVLRKQKIQPSDVFLMTADKSRNHQIILKEPKA; encoded by the coding sequence ATGTTTATTTATTTTATCCGTACCATCCTGCTCTACATATTTGTTGTGTTAGGGCTTCGATTGATGGGAAAACGGCAAATCGGAGAATTACAGCCCTCCGAACTAGTGGTTACCCTCTTGATCTCGGACATCGCAGCAGTGCCCATGCAGGAAAACGGTATCCCCCTGATCAGCGGTTTGATCCCTATTTTTACCCTGGTCGCTGTAGAACTCATTCTTTCCGCCTTGATGCTCAAAAGCGATAAGGTTCGTTCCTTGATCAGCGGCAAACCGGTCATTATCATCCGGGAGGGAAAAATCCTTCAGAGACAAATGAAACGAGTCCGTTTTACCATAGAGGACCTTATGGAGGATTTGCGACAGATGAATATTTTCCGCATTGAGGATGTGGAATACGCCATTGTGGAGACAAACGGCAAGTTGAGCATTCTCCCCAAACCCGATCAGATGCCTGCCACTGCGGGAATGCTCAAAGTTCCAGCGTCAGGCGACGGACTCCCTATGTTGATTATCAGCGACGGATTGGTACACAAATCTGCATTGGCTGTATGCGGGTTAGACGAGCGATGGTTGGATTCCGTACTGCGTAAACAAAAAATACAGCCTAGCGATGTTTTCCTCATGACCGCCGATAAATCCCGCAATCATCAAATTATCCTAAAGGAGCCAAAAGCATGA
- a CDS encoding spore germination protein: protein MFQWIRSKIRAFLSQGQISQDQPEPPVIDQSLLENLVYLRGQFKNTLELVVREMEIGGHKAAFVMLEGQVNKQVLAQAVVNPLTEEMPEIDDVDKLEQFITESMMGTVDQLQVSNMKDVMKLLMSGFALFFLDGIDHATAFGLQGFATRSISEPGSEMSLRGSQESFVEALRVNVSMIRRRIKSPTLKFEVMNLGTHTQTEVCMCYVEDKVSPQLLREVRSKLQKVKLDSVLADGYLTPFLEDKPLSLFSEIGYTERPDTLCGKILEGRIGVLVDGTPFVILIPYLFVEHFQSMDDYAQRPYYTTVMRWLKYAAFFLAILLPGIYVAVGSFHQELLPPNLLFELAKAEASTPLPLMWEALMVHMVFEIIREAGLRLPKAVGQTIGIVGAIIIGDAAVSAGLIGAPMVIVVSLTAITSFVIPSLYEPISILRLIFVIVGGTLGLYGVLLVTAMVLCNICAKNTFQVPYTAPISPFRLRDMKDVVIRIGWKHMGGQNALVQNMPGAKVEPSKHNP from the coding sequence ATGTTTCAATGGATTCGGTCTAAAATCCGAGCCTTTCTCAGCCAGGGACAGATATCCCAGGATCAGCCGGAACCCCCGGTTATTGACCAGTCTCTTTTGGAGAATCTAGTTTATTTGCGGGGACAATTCAAGAATACGCTGGAACTTGTGGTACGTGAAATGGAGATCGGCGGACATAAAGCGGCGTTTGTCATGCTGGAAGGGCAGGTCAACAAACAGGTGCTAGCGCAAGCGGTGGTCAATCCGCTGACCGAGGAGATGCCGGAAATTGACGACGTCGATAAGCTGGAACAGTTTATCACCGAGAGCATGATGGGGACGGTAGATCAACTACAGGTTTCCAACATGAAGGACGTTATGAAGCTGTTGATGTCGGGCTTCGCGCTTTTCTTTTTGGACGGCATCGATCATGCCACTGCGTTTGGCCTTCAGGGATTTGCCACGCGGTCCATTTCAGAGCCGGGCAGCGAGATGTCGTTGCGGGGATCCCAAGAGAGTTTTGTAGAGGCACTGCGAGTCAACGTGTCCATGATCCGCAGACGGATCAAAAGTCCCACATTGAAATTTGAAGTCATGAATCTGGGGACGCATACGCAAACCGAAGTGTGTATGTGTTACGTGGAAGATAAGGTATCGCCGCAACTTCTGCGGGAGGTGCGCAGCAAACTGCAAAAGGTGAAGTTGGATTCCGTATTGGCCGACGGCTATTTGACGCCTTTTTTAGAGGACAAACCTCTCTCCCTTTTTTCCGAGATCGGATACACCGAACGTCCCGATACCCTCTGTGGGAAAATACTGGAGGGACGTATCGGTGTCTTAGTGGATGGTACGCCCTTTGTCATCTTGATACCGTACCTGTTTGTGGAACATTTCCAGAGCATGGACGATTATGCCCAGCGGCCGTATTATACCACCGTCATGCGATGGCTCAAGTATGCGGCGTTTTTCCTGGCTATTCTCCTGCCGGGCATCTATGTGGCAGTGGGAAGCTTTCACCAGGAACTTCTTCCCCCAAATCTGCTGTTTGAATTGGCAAAGGCCGAGGCATCCACACCGCTGCCCCTGATGTGGGAGGCGCTGATGGTGCATATGGTATTTGAAATCATCCGGGAAGCCGGTCTGCGTCTGCCCAAGGCGGTGGGACAAACCATCGGCATCGTGGGAGCCATCATCATCGGCGACGCGGCTGTCTCAGCCGGACTCATCGGCGCGCCGATGGTTATTGTAGTCAGCTTGACGGCCATCACCTCCTTTGTCATTCCCAGCCTGTACGAACCCATCTCCATCCTGCGGTTAATTTTTGTCATTGTGGGCGGTACATTGGGACTGTACGGCGTACTGCTGGTGACCGCTATGGTGTTGTGCAATATCTGCGCCAAGAACACCTTCCAGGTGCCCTATACGGCACCCATCTCCCCCTTCCGCTTGCGCGACATGAAGGACGTCGTCATCCGGATTGGATGGAAACACATGGGAGGACAAAACGCCCTGGTACAAAATATGCCGGGGGCCAAGGTGGAACCATCCAAACACAATCCCTGA